A portion of the Candidatus Eisenbacteria bacterium genome contains these proteins:
- a CDS encoding MATE family efflux transporter — protein sequence MTGTAALNAATSLGARVSGMIVGIALTPFVLHGIGRDLYGISAAAGSVLEYLWLLRGGLGTGMRRYVTVHFHAGERELANRYYAAGFWWASLLRLLVVGTGIALARLLCVFMKVEPNLMTDAVGGLVLIFLSAGAMDVGAIFEVPIYVTGHTSRISIVRIAGALLRVGFIVPAFLLFVPSLRVYAAAALLAEITSTAILAWVAARERVVPHVVPKPDFGVREVRNALFSFSGLSLLSQVAAILYLATDNLLIGRFYGPARVTEYSLGTRWAPMIQGFLWAGVSALTPLLTQMEAKGDLERTRAVVVRAARVITAFAVPMCLVPCVLGDVFLTRWVGAEYAHCVHYMWAMLLPMLVGFPLEPLWMAMMARGKIGWIAFGDVVAAVLNPFVSLLLALQFGLGPLGFALGNTLAILARNLVLRPLMNRGEEALPPMRQALAALPPALAGGAPALLLLWFLKPWYGGSFATVVGAGAIGGLLCLTGTTLATVGVADTRKLAGSLLARVRGRA from the coding sequence ATGACGGGCACCGCGGCGCTCAACGCCGCGACCAGCCTCGGCGCCCGGGTGTCGGGCATGATCGTCGGCATCGCCCTGACGCCCTTCGTGCTGCACGGCATCGGCCGCGACCTCTACGGCATCAGCGCGGCGGCGGGCTCGGTGCTCGAGTACCTGTGGCTGCTGCGCGGCGGCCTCGGCACGGGGATGCGCCGTTACGTGACGGTTCACTTTCACGCCGGCGAGCGGGAGCTGGCGAACCGCTACTACGCGGCCGGCTTCTGGTGGGCTTCGCTCCTGCGCCTGCTGGTCGTCGGCACGGGCATCGCGCTCGCCCGGCTGCTGTGCGTGTTCATGAAGGTCGAGCCGAACCTCATGACCGACGCGGTCGGCGGGCTCGTGCTCATCTTCCTGAGCGCCGGAGCGATGGACGTCGGCGCGATCTTCGAGGTCCCGATCTACGTGACGGGACACACCTCGCGCATTTCGATCGTGCGCATCGCCGGCGCCCTGCTGCGCGTCGGCTTCATCGTGCCGGCCTTCCTGCTGTTCGTTCCGAGCCTGCGCGTCTACGCCGCCGCCGCGCTGCTCGCCGAGATCACCAGCACCGCGATTCTCGCCTGGGTCGCCGCGCGCGAACGGGTGGTTCCGCACGTCGTGCCGAAGCCCGACTTCGGGGTTCGCGAGGTGCGCAACGCGCTCTTCTCGTTCAGCGGCCTCAGCCTGCTCTCGCAGGTCGCCGCCATCCTGTATCTCGCGACCGACAACCTGCTCATCGGCCGCTTCTACGGTCCGGCGCGCGTCACCGAGTATTCGCTGGGGACCCGCTGGGCGCCGATGATCCAGGGGTTCCTGTGGGCGGGGGTGTCCGCGCTCACTCCGCTGCTCACGCAAATGGAAGCGAAGGGCGACCTCGAGCGCACCCGGGCGGTGGTCGTGCGCGCCGCGCGCGTCATCACCGCGTTCGCCGTGCCCATGTGCCTGGTGCCGTGCGTGCTGGGCGACGTCTTCCTGACGCGCTGGGTCGGGGCGGAGTACGCGCACTGCGTTCACTACATGTGGGCGATGCTGCTGCCGATGCTCGTGGGTTTTCCGCTCGAACCCCTGTGGATGGCGATGATGGCGCGCGGGAAGATCGGCTGGATCGCGTTCGGAGACGTCGTCGCCGCGGTGCTCAATCCCTTCGTGAGCCTGCTGCTGGCGCTCCAGTTCGGCCTCGGACCGCTCGGCTTCGCGCTCGGCAACACGCTGGCGATCCTGGCCAGGAACCTCGTGCTCCGCCCGCTCATGAACCGCGGCGAGGAGGCGCTGCCGCCGATGCGGCAGGCGCTCGCGGCTCTGCCCCCGGCGCTGGCCGGAGGCGCTCCGGCGCTCCTGCTCCTGTGGTTCCTCAAGCCCTGGTACGGCGGATCGTTCGCGACCGTCGTCGGCGCGGGCGCGATCGGCGGACTGCTGTGCCTGACCGGGACGACGCTCGCCACGGTCGGCGTCGCCGACACGCGCAAGCTCGCCGGGTCGCTGCTCGCGCGCGTTCGCGGCAGGGCGTGA
- a CDS encoding acyl carrier protein, producing METKQRIREFVTGNFFVQDKAGLTDSASLLDLGVVDSTGVLEIMGFLESAFGVTVEDDEIVPDNLDSIDRIAAFVERKRVAG from the coding sequence ATGGAAACGAAACAGCGCATTCGCGAGTTCGTGACGGGCAATTTCTTCGTGCAGGACAAGGCCGGACTGACGGATTCGGCTTCCCTGCTCGATCTCGGCGTGGTGGACTCCACCGGGGTGCTCGAGATCATGGGCTTCCTCGAGAGCGCCTTCGGGGTGACCGTCGAGGACGACGAGATCGTTCCGGACAACCTCGACTCGATCGATCGCATCGCCGCGTTCGTCGAGCGAAAGCGTGTGGCCGGTTGA
- a CDS encoding acyl--CoA ligase — translation MLQDLLADSARRLPDKVALVCDGQRLSYAELEARSNALAHALVRRGVIRGDRVVVFSDNTVQAVVAYWAILKANAVACMVNSQTRIEKLTMMLADCGAAALVSDARHAATFVEAVGRSPGVRTVIVSGALDGERSARLTGLASWDDAVAEGPRDVPPARLNLDHDLSSIIYSSGTTGEPKAIMLSHRNQLVASASIAAYLENAESDVVLSVLPLALTYGAYQMIAAFRVGARLVLERSFAFPAQVLARMVSERVTGFAGVPMIFAVLLQTRNLADYDLSHIRYLTNAAAALPVPHLLRIRELMPKVRFFAMYGQTECARISYLPPEDIDRKPSSIGIPIPNTEFWVVNEAGGRAAPREIGELVVRGAHVMRGYWGRPEDTARKLRPGPIPGEFVLHTGDLCWLDEEGYLYFVSRMDDIIKSRGEKVSPREVENALAEIPGVAEAAVIGVPDDMLGQAVKAFVVPAEGVTLTEKQVKLECDRRLESFMVPKYVVFVPDLPRTSGGKVKKTELK, via the coding sequence CTGCTGCAGGACCTGCTCGCCGACTCGGCGCGACGCCTGCCGGACAAGGTCGCGCTCGTCTGCGACGGCCAGCGCCTGTCCTACGCCGAGCTGGAAGCGCGTTCGAACGCCCTGGCGCACGCCCTGGTGCGGCGCGGCGTGATCCGGGGCGACCGGGTGGTGGTGTTCTCGGACAACACCGTTCAGGCGGTCGTCGCTTACTGGGCGATCCTCAAGGCGAACGCGGTCGCATGCATGGTCAACTCGCAGACCCGGATCGAAAAGCTGACCATGATGCTCGCCGACTGCGGAGCGGCGGCGCTCGTGAGCGACGCGCGCCACGCCGCCACCTTCGTCGAGGCGGTCGGGCGCTCGCCGGGTGTTCGAACCGTGATCGTCAGCGGGGCGCTGGACGGCGAACGCTCCGCCCGGCTGACGGGCCTCGCCTCCTGGGACGACGCGGTCGCCGAGGGGCCGCGCGATGTTCCGCCGGCGAGGCTCAATCTCGATCACGACCTGTCCTCGATCATCTACTCCTCGGGCACGACCGGCGAGCCCAAGGCGATCATGCTCTCGCACCGCAACCAGCTGGTGGCCTCGGCCTCGATCGCCGCGTACCTCGAGAACGCGGAATCCGACGTCGTCCTGAGCGTCCTGCCCCTCGCGCTCACCTACGGCGCCTACCAGATGATCGCCGCGTTCCGCGTCGGAGCCCGGCTCGTGCTGGAACGCTCCTTCGCGTTTCCGGCGCAGGTCCTCGCCCGGATGGTGTCCGAGCGCGTGACCGGCTTCGCCGGCGTGCCGATGATTTTCGCGGTGCTGCTGCAGACCAGGAATCTGGCCGACTACGATCTGTCTCATATCCGCTACCTGACGAACGCGGCTGCCGCGTTGCCCGTGCCCCACCTGCTGCGCATCCGGGAGCTGATGCCGAAGGTGCGCTTCTTCGCGATGTACGGCCAGACCGAGTGCGCCCGGATCTCGTACCTGCCGCCCGAGGACATCGACCGCAAGCCCTCCAGCATCGGCATCCCGATTCCGAACACCGAGTTCTGGGTCGTCAACGAGGCGGGCGGGCGCGCCGCCCCGCGGGAGATCGGCGAACTGGTGGTGCGCGGGGCGCACGTCATGCGGGGCTACTGGGGCCGACCGGAAGACACCGCGCGCAAGCTGCGGCCGGGGCCGATCCCCGGGGAGTTCGTGCTCCACACCGGCGACCTGTGCTGGCTGGACGAGGAAGGCTACCTGTACTTCGTCAGCCGGATGGACGACATCATCAAGAGCCGCGGGGAAAAGGTCTCGCCGCGCGAGGTCGAAAACGCCCTCGCCGAGATCCCGGGCGTCGCCGAGGCCGCCGTCATCGGCGTCCCCGACGACATGCTGGGCCAGGCGGTCAAGGCGTTCGTGGTTCCCGCGGAGGGAGTCACGCTGACGGAGAAGCAGGTGAAGCTCGAGTGCGACCGGCGGCTCGAGTCGTTCATGGTGCCGAAGTACGTCGTCTTCGTCCCCGACCTGCCGCGCACGAGCGGCGGCAAGGTCAAGAAAACGGAACTCAAGTGA
- the asnB gene encoding asparagine synthase (glutamine-hydrolyzing) encodes MCGIAGVIHLRAGAPPIELEALGRMATALRHRGPDECGAYRERRAGLAHTRLSIIDLSTGQQPLANEDGTLWISFNGEIFNYVELRAELEALGHAFRTRSDTEVIVHAWEAWGERAFARFNGQWAIALWDEKAGRLVLSRDPLGVRPLYFAEHDGRLWFASEVKALFAGEPALTRAIDPLGLAEVFTFWSTVPPRTVFAGVRELEPGHVRCYVEGRVTDRAFWEPSYPEAGSDDFAGDFEAAAGATREALEEATRLRMLRSDVPVGSYLSGGIDSSLVAALGLRSMGRNFQTFSLRFRDAEYDETEFQRLMVERLGSRHHEVVVSRADIARVFPEVIAHTERPVLRTAPAPLFLLSRLVRDTGIKVVLTGEGADEMFAGYDLFREARLRRFWARQPQSTARPRLLERLYPYLERSPVAQAAMARQFFGQDLASWRSPGFGHGTRWRGAAALRRLLSADLQAAISGFDPVAEQIAKLPSSFPRWTPLAQDQYLEVRTLLSAYLLSSQGDRMLMANSVEGRFPFLDREVVALANSLPDRFKLAGLDEKAVLKKVAADLVPPAILQRKKQPYRAPDALSFVGEDAPGWIAESLSEGSVRSAGLFDAEVTARFHRKCLERRVESQFSNADNMALVGLLSTQLLHRTFVAQKPGGGPAAAFGTRIDRLSGTRS; translated from the coding sequence ATGTGCGGCATCGCCGGCGTGATCCACCTCCGCGCCGGGGCGCCCCCGATCGAGCTCGAGGCGCTGGGCCGGATGGCGACCGCGCTGCGTCACCGCGGGCCGGACGAGTGCGGCGCCTACCGCGAGCGGCGCGCCGGGCTCGCGCACACGCGACTTTCCATCATCGACCTGTCCACGGGGCAGCAACCCCTGGCCAACGAAGACGGCACGCTGTGGATTTCGTTCAACGGCGAGATCTTCAACTACGTCGAGCTGCGCGCCGAGCTCGAGGCGCTGGGGCACGCCTTTCGCACGCGCAGCGACACCGAGGTGATCGTTCACGCGTGGGAGGCCTGGGGCGAGCGCGCCTTCGCGCGCTTCAACGGCCAGTGGGCGATCGCGCTGTGGGACGAAAAGGCCGGCCGGCTCGTCCTCTCCCGTGACCCGCTGGGGGTGCGGCCCCTCTACTTCGCCGAGCACGACGGCCGCCTGTGGTTCGCGAGCGAGGTGAAGGCGCTGTTCGCCGGCGAGCCGGCCCTGACGCGTGCGATCGATCCGCTGGGACTCGCCGAGGTCTTCACCTTCTGGTCCACCGTTCCCCCGCGCACGGTCTTCGCCGGCGTTCGCGAGCTGGAACCCGGTCACGTGCGCTGCTACGTGGAGGGACGCGTCACCGACCGCGCCTTCTGGGAGCCGAGTTATCCGGAAGCCGGATCGGACGACTTCGCCGGCGACTTCGAAGCGGCGGCGGGAGCCACGCGCGAGGCGCTCGAGGAGGCCACGCGCCTGCGCATGCTGCGCTCGGACGTGCCGGTGGGCAGTTACCTCTCGGGCGGCATCGACAGCTCGCTCGTCGCCGCTCTCGGCCTGCGCTCCATGGGCCGCAACTTCCAGACCTTCTCGCTGCGCTTCCGGGACGCCGAGTACGACGAGACGGAGTTCCAGCGGCTCATGGTCGAGCGTCTCGGCAGCCGGCATCACGAGGTGGTCGTTTCGCGCGCGGACATCGCCCGCGTCTTCCCGGAGGTGATCGCCCACACCGAGCGGCCGGTCCTGCGCACCGCGCCCGCGCCCCTGTTCCTGCTGTCGCGTCTGGTGCGCGACACGGGCATCAAGGTGGTGCTCACGGGCGAGGGCGCCGACGAGATGTTCGCCGGCTACGATCTTTTTCGTGAAGCCCGCCTGCGCCGCTTCTGGGCGCGCCAGCCGCAGTCCACCGCACGCCCGCGACTGCTCGAGCGGCTCTATCCCTACCTCGAGCGCTCGCCGGTTGCGCAGGCGGCGATGGCCCGGCAGTTCTTCGGCCAGGACCTCGCGTCCTGGCGCTCGCCGGGGTTCGGGCACGGCACGCGCTGGCGCGGCGCCGCCGCGCTGCGCCGCCTGCTCTCGGCCGACCTGCAGGCCGCGATTTCCGGCTTCGACCCGGTCGCCGAGCAGATCGCGAAGCTGCCTTCCTCCTTCCCCCGCTGGACCCCGCTCGCCCAGGACCAGTACCTCGAGGTCCGCACGCTTCTGTCGGCCTACCTGCTCTCCTCGCAGGGCGACCGCATGCTGATGGCGAACTCCGTCGAGGGCCGCTTCCCGTTCCTCGACCGCGAGGTGGTGGCGCTGGCCAACTCGCTCCCGGACCGCTTCAAGCTGGCGGGCCTCGACGAGAAGGCCGTACTCAAGAAGGTGGCGGCCGACCTCGTCCCGCCCGCCATCCTGCAGCGCAAGAAGCAGCCGTACCGGGCGCCCGACGCCCTGTCCTTCGTGGGCGAGGACGCACCCGGATGGATCGCGGAGTCGCTGTCGGAAGGCAGCGTGCGCTCCGCCGGCCTGTTCGATGCGGAGGTGACCGCCCGCTTTCACCGCAAGTGCCTCGAGCGGCGGGTGGAGTCGCAGTTCTCGAATGCCGACAACATGGCCCTGGTGGGCCTGCTGTCCACGCAGCTCCTGCACCGGACGTTTGTCGCGCAGAAGCCCGGGGGTGGACCGGCGGCCGCCTTTGGAACCCGGATCGACCGCCTATCGGGAACCCGCTCGTGA
- the nadE gene encoding NAD(+) synthase, producing the protein MLTKDVLRLDAAAAVSEIEEAIRSQVLGTLKRRGVVVGVSGGIDSSVTAALCARALGGERVQALLMPERDSSDASLELGRALGTRFGIPTLVENIGPIVAAAGCYERQDEAIRMVFPDYRSGWKFKVTLPSILDGDRINVSELTVQSPDGASRTAKVPLKPYLQLIAATNFKQRIRKMMEYYHADRLNYAVAGTPNRLEYDQGFFVKQGDGAADFKPIAHLYKTQVFQLAEHLGVPDEIRRRTPTTDTFSLPQTQEEFYFALPYDRMDLCLYGRNHGVPAAELAGVVGLTAEQVERVYRDIDQKRRSTRYLQLHPMLVHPVAEISH; encoded by the coding sequence ATGCTGACGAAAGACGTCCTTCGCCTGGACGCGGCGGCCGCCGTCTCGGAGATCGAGGAAGCAATTCGCAGCCAGGTGCTCGGCACGCTCAAGCGCCGCGGCGTGGTGGTCGGCGTTTCCGGCGGCATTGACAGCTCGGTCACGGCCGCTCTGTGCGCCCGCGCCCTCGGCGGCGAGCGGGTGCAGGCGCTGCTCATGCCGGAGCGGGACTCCTCCGACGCCTCGCTGGAACTCGGCCGGGCGCTGGGCACGCGCTTCGGCATTCCGACGCTGGTCGAGAACATCGGCCCGATCGTGGCGGCGGCGGGATGTTACGAGCGGCAGGACGAGGCCATTCGCATGGTGTTCCCGGACTACCGGTCCGGCTGGAAGTTCAAGGTCACGCTGCCGTCCATCCTCGACGGCGACCGGATCAACGTCTCCGAGCTGACCGTTCAGTCGCCCGATGGCGCCAGCCGCACGGCGAAGGTGCCGCTCAAGCCGTACCTGCAGTTGATCGCCGCGACGAACTTCAAGCAGCGGATCCGCAAGATGATGGAGTACTACCACGCGGATCGCCTCAACTACGCCGTGGCGGGAACTCCGAACCGGCTCGAGTACGACCAGGGCTTCTTCGTGAAGCAGGGCGACGGCGCGGCGGATTTCAAGCCGATCGCCCACCTGTACAAGACCCAGGTCTTCCAGCTGGCGGAACACCTCGGGGTTCCCGACGAGATCCGCCGGCGCACGCCGACCACCGACACGTTCTCGCTGCCGCAGACGCAGGAGGAGTTTTACTTCGCGCTTCCCTACGACCGCATGGACCTGTGCCTCTACGGGCGCAACCACGGCGTGCCGGCCGCGGAGCTGGCCGGCGTCGTCGGGCTGACCGCCGAACAGGTCGAGCGCGTCTACCGCGACATCGACCAGAAACGGCGCAGCACCCGCTACCTGCAGCTTCACCCGATGCTCGTCCATCCGGTCGCGGAGATCTCGCACTGA
- a CDS encoding urate hydroxylase PuuD: MNAFLHEWLNVLLRVAHVVAAIMWIGDSFLFMWLDSSLRRGREDRPGDVAGELWMTHSGGFYEVVKYRSLARLPERLYWFMWQSYSTWITGVLLLAVVFGLGGRAMLLGPDSTLAQGSAVAIAFGVLVAGWLVYEGLCRIPALRGPAFAVAGLAVVTAAAWWLGQVFTPRAAFLLTGAACGTIMTANVFFVIIPGQSRMVAATREGRAVDVSHGLRAKERSTHNHYLTLPVLLMMLSNHFPALYGAPHAWAVLGLLFVFGAGAKLMMNRLAATPWPVVAGTLASLAGAIAFTLPPGPGAGVRALAGHAPVDDATARAIVQARCASCHATHPGNEAFTAPPAGVVFESPEQMRAYADRILFRVVETKTMPLGNLTGITDEERVTLGAWAWQQTHGGAGSRP, translated from the coding sequence ATGAACGCCTTCCTGCACGAGTGGCTGAACGTCCTGCTGCGCGTGGCCCACGTGGTCGCGGCCATCATGTGGATCGGCGATTCGTTCCTGTTCATGTGGCTGGACTCCTCGCTCCGGCGCGGACGGGAGGATCGCCCCGGCGACGTGGCCGGCGAACTGTGGATGACGCATTCGGGCGGCTTCTACGAGGTCGTCAAGTACCGTTCGCTCGCGCGACTGCCGGAGCGGCTCTACTGGTTCATGTGGCAGAGCTATTCGACGTGGATCACCGGCGTGCTCCTGCTGGCCGTGGTCTTCGGACTCGGCGGCCGCGCGATGCTCCTCGGCCCGGATTCGACCCTGGCGCAGGGCTCCGCCGTCGCGATCGCCTTCGGCGTGCTGGTGGCGGGGTGGCTCGTCTACGAGGGACTGTGCCGGATCCCGGCGCTGCGCGGCCCGGCGTTCGCCGTCGCGGGCCTGGCCGTCGTCACCGCCGCCGCCTGGTGGCTCGGCCAGGTCTTCACGCCGCGGGCCGCGTTCCTGCTCACCGGGGCGGCGTGCGGCACGATCATGACCGCCAACGTCTTCTTCGTGATCATCCCCGGGCAGTCGCGGATGGTCGCGGCCACCCGCGAGGGTCGCGCCGTGGACGTCTCGCACGGCCTGCGCGCCAAGGAGCGCTCGACGCACAACCACTACCTGACCCTGCCCGTGCTGCTGATGATGCTGTCGAACCACTTCCCGGCGCTTTACGGAGCGCCGCACGCCTGGGCGGTGCTCGGGTTGCTGTTCGTCTTCGGCGCCGGCGCCAAGCTGATGATGAACCGGCTCGCGGCGACGCCGTGGCCGGTCGTGGCGGGAACGCTCGCGAGCCTGGCCGGCGCGATCGCCTTCACGCTTCCGCCCGGTCCCGGCGCCGGGGTGCGCGCGCTCGCCGGTCACGCTCCGGTGGACGACGCGACGGCCCGGGCGATCGTGCAGGCGCGTTGCGCGAGCTGCCACGCGACGCATCCCGGCAACGAGGCCTTCACGGCGCCGCCCGCGGGCGTGGTGTTCGAGAGCCCCGAACAGATGCGCGCCTACGCCGACCGCATCCTGTTCCGGGTCGTCGAGACCAAGACCATGCCGCTCGGCAACCTGACGGGCATCACCGACGAGGAGCGCGTCACCCTCGGCGCCTGGGCCTGGCAGCAGACGCACGGCGGAGCCGGCTCCCGGCCGTGA